A section of the Pseudorasbora parva isolate DD20220531a chromosome 2, ASM2467924v1, whole genome shotgun sequence genome encodes:
- the shfl gene encoding shiftless antiviral inhibitor of ribosomal frameshifting protein homolog — MSRMHEEVELEKSVRRLREKFHGLVQIDKAVLLMRRYGNNHRMVAMCVALMADNDRELDEEDKSALNNDPVAKNVIIKLKADEKQKEEKPAKPSGSTGASPSAQARGKEKKKPNDDNDIAELGASLRVLPLTEENKRMFDQAHANQIPSVIHQFACESCDRDWWRRVPQRKRVSRCHRCKKKYDPVPADKMWGIAEFNCPNCARTFKGFGRMDGRSPCYGCRSAIFPTKILPPRRRGMIPGPRQRNQHSCLAEDCYNRMEPHVPGTECVHPHSRQKNRKPRVVYPSHVHISSGSTVNTCLSQGSLIESINQLILDDIEEESDEDSDNSSSSSSS; from the exons ATGAGTCGAATGCACGAAGAAGTAGAG ttggagaaaagtgtcaggcgACTGAGAGAGAAGTTTCATGGACTTGTTCAAATTGACAAGGCTGTATTACTCATGCGACGCTATGGGAACAACCATCGCATGGTTGCAATGTGTGTCGCCCTAATGGCAGATAATGACAGGG AGCTGGACGAGGAAGACAAGTCAGCTTTGAATAATGACCCTGTAGCTAAG AACGttattataaagctcaaagctGATGAAAAACAAAAG GAAGAAAAGCCTGCCAAGCCATCTGGATCCACTGGCGCAAGTCCATCAGCACAG GCTCGGggaaaggaaaagaaaaaaccTAATGATGATAATGATATAGCG GAGCTTGGGGCGTCGCTACGGGTTCTGCCGTTAACAGAGGAAAACAAGCGAATGTTTGACCAGGCGCATGCAAACCAGATCCCTTCCGTCATACATCAGTTTGCCTGCGAGTCATGTGACAGGGACTGGTGGCGACGTGTGCCTCAGAGGAAAAGG GTGTCGCGCTGTCATCGATGCAAAAAGAAGTATGACCCTGTGCCAGCTGACAAAATGTGGGGAATAGCAGAGTTTAACTGTCCAAACTGTGCCCGGACCTTCAA GGGTTTTGGTCGGATGGACGGACGTTCCCCTTGTTACGGCTGTCGCTCGGCCATTTTCCCCACAAAGATTCTGCCACCAAGGAGAAGAGGCATGATACCTGGGCCTAGACAAAGAAATCAGCACAGCTGCCTTGCTGAAGACTGTTATAATCGAATGG AGCCCCATGTGCCTGGTACCGAATGCGTTCACCCGCATAGCAGACAGAAGAACAGGAAGCCACGCGTGGTGTATCCCAGCCacgttcacatcagcagcggATCCACTGTCAACACCTGTCTGAGTCAGGGCAGTCTGATAGAAAGCATCAATCAGCTCATTCTAGATGACATTGAAGAAGAGTCTGATGAAGACTCtgacaacagcagcagcagcagcagcagctga
- the LOC137045055 gene encoding heme-binding protein 2-like: MICLTGVTVLLFALAVDGRVGESTSDSFCTETKECLMYDLVCAGDDYEVRHYEAATWVTAEAESYFMDVAIPRAFRKLFKYITGENVAGAKIDMTAPVIIKVSENASMWQSSVYVLSFLLPSSYQDNPPKPTDSSIYFTETPDMNVYVRSYGGWMMSFVSRSQAGSLKSSLNKVQAKYEDKYYYNVGYDSPMKIMNRHNEAWYIATGEPVCPKSQ; the protein is encoded by the exons AT GATTTGCCTGACAGGGGTGACCGTACTGCTCTTTGCATTGGCTGTAGATGGAAGAGTTGG TGAATCCACTAGTGACAGTTTCTGCACTGAGACAAAGGAGTGCCTGATGTATGACTTGGTTTGTGCAGGAGATGATTATGAG GTACGCCACTATGAAGCCGCTACGTGGGTGACTGCTGAAGCTGAATCCTATTTCATGGATGTTGCGATTCCAAGAGCGTTCAGGAAGCTTTTTAAATACATCACTGGAGAAAATGTGGCTG GAGCTAAGATTGACATGACTGCACCAGTCATCATTAAAGTCAGTGAGAATGCAAGTATGTGGCAGTCATCAGTCTATGTCCTCAGCTTCCTCCTGCCCTCCAGCTACCAGGACAACCCACCCAAACCTACTGATTCATCT ATATACTTCACAGAAACTCCAGATATGAACGTGTACGTCAGAAGCTACGGGGGCTGGATGATGTCATTCGTGTCCAGATCACAGGCTGGGAGTCTAAAGTCATCGCTGAACAAAGTACAGGCTAAATACGAGGACAAGTATTACTATAATGTCGGCTATGACAG CCCAATGAAGATTATGAACAGACACAATGAGGCGTGGTATATTGCAACGGGTGAGCCTGTGTGTCCTAAGAGTCAATAA